From the genome of Leptolyngbya subtilissima AS-A7, one region includes:
- a CDS encoding LLM class flavin-dependent oxidoreductase, translated as MEVGIDSFASVGTSENGETADAAQSVAELLERIEQADRSGLDIFGIGEHHRHEFLDSANAVILAAAAARTERIRLTSAVTVLSAADPVRVFQQFATLDLISKGRAEMVVGRGSFTEAFPLFGLSLGDYDEIFAEKLELLLKIRDNEMVDWSGKFRPALENQAIYPRPLQKPFPIWIGVGGTPQSFHRAGMLGLPLVVAIIGGETHRFRSLIDLYRDAGEYAGHAPETLKVSLHSIGYVADTTEQAVEEFFPGYAETFTRIGRERGWPPVTRAAFDAQRSATGALLVGSPEEVAEKIRRHSESLGGISRVTFQMDNAQMNHAQLMRSIELIGMKMSPLLND; from the coding sequence GCTGGAGAGAATAGAGCAGGCGGATCGTTCCGGGTTGGATATCTTCGGCATCGGCGAGCATCATCGGCATGAATTTTTAGATTCGGCAAACGCGGTCATTCTCGCCGCTGCCGCCGCACGCACCGAGCGTATCCGTCTAACCAGCGCCGTTACGGTGCTGAGCGCGGCTGACCCGGTGCGTGTGTTTCAACAATTCGCCACGCTCGATTTGATTTCAAAAGGTCGCGCCGAAATGGTTGTCGGGCGCGGCTCGTTCACCGAAGCCTTTCCGCTATTCGGACTTAGTCTCGGCGATTACGACGAGATTTTCGCTGAAAAGCTCGAACTCTTGCTCAAAATTCGGGACAACGAAATGGTCGATTGGTCGGGCAAATTTCGCCCCGCGCTGGAAAACCAAGCAATTTATCCGCGTCCGCTGCAAAAGCCGTTTCCCATCTGGATCGGGGTCGGCGGTACACCGCAATCTTTCCACCGCGCCGGAATGCTTGGACTGCCGCTCGTGGTCGCCATTATCGGCGGCGAAACGCACCGCTTTCGCTCGCTCATAGATTTATACCGCGATGCCGGAGAGTACGCTGGACACGCGCCCGAAACATTAAAAGTTTCATTGCATTCAATCGGTTATGTCGCCGACACGACCGAGCAAGCTGTTGAAGAATTCTTTCCAGGCTACGCCGAAACCTTCACTAGAATTGGCAGAGAGAGAGGCTGGCCGCCGGTTACGCGCGCCGCTTTTGACGCGCAGCGCAGCGCAACCGGCGCGTTACTGGTCGGCAGCCCCGAAGAAGTGGCGGAGAAAATCCGCCGTCACAGCGAATCGCTCGGCGGCATTTCGAGAGTAACGTTTCAAATGGACAACGCGCAGATGAATCACGCCCAACTGATGCGCTCCATTGAACTGATTGGAATGAAAATGTCGCCACTCTTGAACGATTGA
- a CDS encoding NADP-dependent oxidoreductase, translating to MKAIVLDHYGTPDVLYLTEVPDPVSGTNEVLVRVYASSVNPIDIGVRQGRVLSSEPHRFPLILGWDAAGIVEDVGDGVTDFVGGDRVVLISEQPSSGRGTHAELVAVPSTQIVKLPETINFVTAAAIPLAGITALQAVKALSLSPGQLILINNPLGAVGGFASQIARQLGLKVISPISPHLAEEARTQGVEWAVPVDQSLNNAVREVVSEGVDGAIDLVGADIAHQTFSAVKNGGAYTTVLPEWWKPGGSYTEDRAIKPIVVENKPNQADLSKLVEWLNLGVLSPRIEQTFSLAQTAEAHRLHEKPGLTRKLIIENA from the coding sequence ATGAAAGCTATTGTTCTTGACCATTATGGAACACCTGATGTTCTATATCTGACTGAAGTGCCTGATCCAGTATCTGGTACTAACGAAGTATTGGTACGAGTCTATGCATCCAGCGTGAACCCTATTGATATTGGCGTTCGACAAGGGCGTGTTTTATCAAGTGAACCACATCGTTTTCCCTTGATTTTGGGGTGGGATGCCGCAGGAATTGTTGAAGATGTAGGAGATGGCGTGACTGATTTTGTTGGAGGCGATCGCGTCGTACTGATTTCAGAGCAGCCTTCCAGCGGCAGAGGTACTCATGCAGAACTCGTTGCGGTTCCGTCAACACAGATTGTAAAACTGCCTGAAACCATCAACTTTGTAACTGCCGCTGCCATTCCTCTAGCCGGTATTACAGCTCTTCAAGCCGTTAAAGCCCTCTCGCTATCACCTGGACAACTGATTCTGATTAATAATCCACTGGGTGCAGTGGGCGGCTTTGCTAGTCAGATAGCACGGCAGCTAGGGCTAAAAGTGATTTCCCCTATATCACCTCACTTAGCAGAAGAAGCACGTACCCAAGGGGTTGAATGGGCGGTTCCAGTTGACCAAAGCTTGAACAATGCTGTTCGTGAAGTAGTATCTGAAGGCGTTGATGGGGCGATCGATCTGGTTGGAGCAGACATTGCCCATCAGACTTTCAGTGCTGTGAAGAATGGTGGAGCTTATACAACCGTACTTCCAGAATGGTGGAAGCCAGGAGGTTCTTACACTGAAGATCGAGCCATCAAACCAATCGTGGTAGAAAATAAACCCAATCAAGCTGACTTGTCTAAGCTAGTTGAATGGTTGAATCTTGGTGTTTTATCTCCTCGAATTGAGCAGACATTCTCATTAGCTCAAACGGCAGAAGCACACAGACTGCATGAAAAGCCTGGTTTGACTCGGAAGCTAATCATAGAGAATGCGTAA
- a CDS encoding pirin-like C-terminal cupin domain-containing protein — protein sequence MIAPRYQEIPSAQIPVAQTKDGSVTVRVIAGKALGAKAVIETRTPIIYLHFTLQAGASSVQSVPKKYNAFTYVLDGSGLFGTEQERGEDEQMVIFAPDGEKVAIANPADATQPLDLLLIAGVPLNRPVVRYGPFVMNTEAEILQAIGGISRVTFQMDNVQMNHAQLMRSIELIRMQMSPLLND from the coding sequence ATGATTGCTCCTCGCTATCAGGAAATTCCATCAGCGCAGATTCCGGTAGCTCAGACAAAGGATGGGTCCGTGACGGTGCGCGTGATTGCGGGAAAAGCGTTGGGGGCGAAAGCGGTGATTGAAACCCGCACCCCGATTATCTACCTGCACTTCACTCTACAAGCGGGAGCAAGCAGTGTTCAATCGGTACCGAAAAAGTACAACGCCTTTACCTATGTCCTCGATGGGTCTGGTTTGTTTGGTACTGAGCAGGAACGGGGTGAGGATGAGCAAATGGTGATTTTTGCACCTGATGGTGAGAAAGTGGCGATCGCCAATCCTGCGGATGCCACCCAGCCCCTTGATCTATTGCTGATTGCTGGAGTGCCGCTGAATAGACCTGTGGTGCGCTATGGTCCTTTTGTGATGAACACTGAAGCCGAAATTCTGCAAGCGATCGGCGGCATTTCGAGAGTAACTTTTCAAATGGACAACGTGCAGATGAACCATGCCCAACTGATGCGCTCCATTGAACTGATTAGAATGCAAATGTCGCCACTCTTGAACGATTAA
- a CDS encoding alpha/beta fold hydrolase → MPYITVGQENSANIDIYYEDLGTGQPIVLIHRFPLNGHSWEKQVLALLNAGYRVVTYDRRGFGNSSQPSYGYDYDTFAADLNTLMTKLDLQNTVLVGFSMGTGEVTRYLGKYGSERVQKAVLMAPVPPFLLKTDDNPEGVDQSIFDGIMKAIVDDRPAYFSAFFKEFFNVDVLLGDRISNEAIQASWNVAAGASAKGTLDCVPSWLTDFRDDLPRIDVPTLIIHGDSDRILPLESTAARLPKLIKNSQLVVIPGGPHAINWTHADQINPVLLGFLQQE, encoded by the coding sequence ATGCCTTACATTACTGTTGGTCAAGAAAACTCTGCAAATATTGATATCTACTACGAAGATCTGGGAACAGGTCAGCCGATTGTTCTGATCCATAGATTTCCATTAAACGGACATTCCTGGGAGAAGCAGGTTTTAGCTTTACTGAATGCAGGATATCGAGTCGTTACCTACGATCGCCGAGGATTTGGCAACTCCAGTCAGCCCTCATATGGCTATGACTACGATACCTTCGCCGCCGATTTGAATACACTCATGACTAAGCTTGACTTGCAAAATACTGTGCTGGTCGGTTTCTCAATGGGAACAGGTGAAGTCACACGTTATCTGGGCAAATACGGCTCAGAGCGAGTGCAGAAAGCCGTGCTGATGGCTCCGGTACCGCCCTTTCTGCTAAAAACGGACGACAATCCTGAAGGCGTTGACCAAAGCATTTTCGACGGCATCATGAAAGCGATTGTTGACGATCGTCCAGCTTATTTCTCTGCCTTTTTCAAAGAGTTCTTCAATGTTGATGTATTGCTTGGCGATCGCATCAGCAATGAGGCAATTCAAGCCAGCTGGAATGTGGCAGCAGGGGCTTCTGCTAAAGGGACTTTGGATTGCGTCCCTTCCTGGCTGACTGATTTTCGCGATGATCTACCCCGTATTGATGTACCGACTCTAATTATTCATGGAGATAGCGATCGCATTCTGCCACTGGAGTCCACCGCAGCAAGACTTCCAAAGCTGATTAAAAACAGTCAACTTGTTGTCATTCCTGGTGGGCCGCACGCCATCAACTGGACTCATGCTGATCAGATCAATCCCGTATTGCTAGGCTTTCTTCAACAGGAATAA
- a CDS encoding ester cyclase: MLKEQIVDKQANVQAAPNLTPAQEALQAVWEEHIGHEFGTHSTEDALATMVEDAYVNHIPVMTGGVGKPALREFYSKYFIPQMPPDIHLAPVSRTIGTNQLVDEMLVKFTHTIQMDWMLPGIAPTGKRIEVAVVAIVQFRDGKLAHEHLYWDQASVLVQLGILDPVKLPVVGVDSARKIFDPSLPSNALIDREAIATKG, translated from the coding sequence ATGCTCAAAGAGCAAATTGTAGACAAACAGGCAAATGTACAGGCAGCTCCCAATCTGACACCTGCTCAGGAAGCTTTACAAGCGGTCTGGGAAGAACATATCGGGCACGAGTTTGGTACTCACAGCACCGAAGATGCTCTCGCTACAATGGTTGAGGACGCTTACGTGAATCACATTCCAGTAATGACTGGGGGAGTAGGGAAACCGGCGCTGCGAGAGTTTTATTCCAAGTACTTCATTCCACAGATGCCGCCGGACATACATCTGGCTCCGGTCTCGCGCACCATCGGAACCAATCAACTCGTCGATGAAATGCTAGTTAAGTTCACTCATACCATCCAGATGGACTGGATGCTACCTGGCATTGCTCCGACAGGGAAACGGATTGAAGTAGCAGTAGTAGCGATTGTCCAGTTCCGTGATGGCAAGTTAGCCCACGAACACCTCTACTGGGATCAGGCGAGTGTATTGGTTCAACTCGGCATACTTGATCCAGTTAAACTGCCCGTTGTAGGTGTTGACAGTGCGCGCAAGATATTTGATCCGAGCTTGCCCTCAAACGCACTGATCGATCGTGAAGCGATCGCGACTAAAGGCTAA
- a CDS encoding pirin family protein: MSDRSLECCQTETVSYVLDGRLEHKDSVGHAGLLNPSDVEWMTAGAGVVHSEMPEAEFTRTGGDCTAFNCGSTCRSGTR, translated from the coding sequence TTGAGCGATCGCTCTCTCGAATGCTGTCAAACCGAAACTGTCAGCTACGTCCTGGATGGACGGCTGGAACACAAGGACTCGGTCGGTCATGCCGGACTGCTCAATCCCAGTGATGTGGAGTGGATGACCGCTGGGGCAGGCGTAGTGCATTCCGAAATGCCAGAAGCTGAGTTTACCCGCACGGGGGGCGACTGCACGGCATTCAACTGTGGGTCAACTTGCCGCAGCGGGACAAGATGA
- a CDS encoding nuclear transport factor 2 family protein produces MGLTAVQLFKRSLDTFLAKDIKGWAELCDEDIVVEFPFAPDVASRKLVGRAAIYEYLKDYPSVIDIQSTPMLKINATDAPNVAIAEWSISGRVITNGNPYEMSYATFMTVKNGLIVNYREYWDPMVFMAAMSGAKFW; encoded by the coding sequence GTGGGTCTGACCGCAGTGCAACTGTTCAAGCGCAGTCTGGACACCTTCCTCGCCAAAGACATCAAGGGCTGGGCTGAACTCTGCGACGAAGACATTGTGGTCGAGTTTCCCTTTGCGCCCGACGTGGCATCTAGGAAGCTGGTCGGCCGCGCGGCCATCTACGAGTATTTGAAGGACTATCCCAGCGTCATCGACATTCAAAGTACTCCCATGCTAAAGATCAACGCCACCGATGCCCCCAACGTGGCCATTGCCGAGTGGAGCATCTCAGGCCGGGTGATCACCAACGGCAATCCCTATGAAATGAGCTACGCCACGTTTATGACTGTCAAGAATGGGTTGATCGTCAATTACCGCGAGTACTGGGACCCGATGGTGTTCATGGCAGCCATGAGCGGCGCAAAGTTCTGGTGA
- a CDS encoding NAD(P)-binding domain-containing protein, translating into MSYITLGQENSANIDMSIGIIGSGALGSNLARMLAKNGIAATIANSRGAESLADFVAEVGPSIKAGTVAEAASADIVIAAVRWVDAEKVFSALPAWNGRIVIDSTNPVEFLDPDSPDAKDPSNPLAAYGIRAVDLGGKFSSEVFKQYVPGARVVKAFNHLEVNLLQDPKVSSGQRVLFYSGDDADAKTQVRKIIDGTGFFPVDLGTLEAGGTIASLPFGSLAAHNFIKI; encoded by the coding sequence ATGTCTTACATTACCCTTGGTCAAGAAAACTCTGCAAACATCGATATGAGTATCGGAATTATTGGTTCAGGAGCCCTCGGCTCAAACCTGGCGCGCATGTTGGCAAAAAATGGCATTGCAGCCACCATAGCCAACAGCCGCGGGGCGGAATCGCTGGCTGACTTTGTGGCCGAAGTGGGTCCCTCCATAAAGGCCGGCACTGTTGCCGAAGCCGCCAGCGCCGACATCGTCATTGCGGCTGTGCGCTGGGTCGATGCAGAGAAGGTATTCAGTGCCCTGCCTGCATGGAATGGTCGCATCGTCATTGACAGCACCAACCCAGTTGAATTCCTCGACCCAGATTCACCTGATGCCAAAGACCCCAGCAATCCGCTGGCAGCCTACGGTATCAGGGCTGTTGATCTAGGCGGCAAATTCTCCAGCGAGGTGTTCAAGCAATACGTACCGGGTGCACGCGTAGTGAAAGCCTTTAATCATCTGGAGGTGAATCTATTGCAGGATCCTAAGGTGTCTAGTGGACAGCGGGTGCTGTTCTACTCAGGTGACGACGCCGATGCCAAAACCCAAGTGCGAAAAATCATTGACGGCACGGGCTTCTTCCCGGTGGATCTAGGCACTCTGGAAGCTGGCGGCACGATTGCGTCTTTGCCGTTTGGTTCATTGGCTGCGCACAACTTCATCAAAATCTGA
- a CDS encoding TMEM175 family protein yields the protein MVKGRLEAFSDGVIAIIITIMVLELKIPHESDLAALRPLIPTFLGYVLSFVHVGIYWNNHHHLFQAVRQVNGSTLWANLHFLFWLSLFPFVNAWMGESHFAALTVALYGVVLLLAAIAYFTLTRTLVSHHGQDSTLATALGRNFKGKSSVLIYAVTIPLAFAIPWLACALYALVAVLWLIPDRRIEKALNS from the coding sequence ATGGTTAAAGGTAGGTTGGAAGCATTCAGTGATGGGGTAATTGCTATTATTATCACCATTATGGTGCTGGAGTTAAAAATACCTCATGAGTCAGATTTAGCTGCACTACGTCCGTTGATTCCAACCTTTCTAGGCTATGTGTTGAGTTTTGTGCATGTTGGTATCTACTGGAACAATCACCATCACCTGTTTCAGGCAGTCCGACAAGTCAATGGTTCAACGTTGTGGGCAAACCTACATTTTTTGTTCTGGTTGTCATTATTTCCCTTTGTTAACGCATGGATGGGTGAAAGTCACTTTGCTGCGCTGACTGTGGCGCTTTATGGTGTGGTTCTATTGTTGGCTGCGATCGCCTACTTCACTCTGACCCGCACACTTGTTTCTCACCACGGTCAAGATTCCACACTTGCAACTGCTCTTGGTCGAAACTTTAAAGGCAAGTCATCTGTATTGATTTATGCAGTTACAATTCCACTTGCTTTTGCAATTCCTTGGCTTGCATGTGCATTATATGCTCTGGTTGCAGTCTTGTGGCTCATTCCCGATCGTCGTATCGAAAAGGCGTTAAACTCATAA
- a CDS encoding peptidoglycan-binding domain-containing protein: MKPQLIFGVLTIATGLLGGSFTHPAIAHSISSQQTSPVLIATAYTDLTLPTLRQGDRGRDVQLLQRILQDNGFLGAAGVRLGNPRGAIVDGIFGAVTASAVRDLQQRYRIPVTGRVNPTTWEVLDMHENPYRLPLPWKQQNITQPQATGDF, from the coding sequence ATGAAGCCTCAACTCATTTTCGGAGTACTAACGATCGCTACAGGATTACTTGGAGGTTCATTCACTCATCCCGCGATCGCACACAGCATTTCTTCACAGCAAACATCACCTGTTCTGATCGCAACTGCCTACACTGACTTAACCTTACCCACCTTGCGCCAAGGCGATCGCGGCAGAGATGTGCAATTGTTACAGCGCATTCTTCAAGACAATGGCTTTTTAGGAGCCGCAGGTGTGAGGTTAGGCAATCCAAGAGGGGCGATCGTTGATGGCATCTTTGGTGCGGTCACAGCGTCTGCGGTACGCGATCTCCAGCAACGATACAGAATTCCAGTTACAGGGCGAGTCAATCCAACCACCTGGGAAGTCCTGGATATGCACGAAAACCCCTATCGATTGCCGCTTCCCTGGAAACAACAGAACATTACTCAACCACAAGCCACAGGAGATTTTTAA
- a CDS encoding nuclear transport factor 2 family protein codes for MSNNNKAILEAANAANAAGNYEEFLSFCTDDTKWTFVGDKTLNGKEAVRQYMAETYIEPPKFTVANLIAEGDFVTAVGDITLKDADGKADHYSYCDVWRFRGGKMVELKAFVIKTE; via the coding sequence ATGTCAAACAACAACAAAGCCATTTTAGAAGCGGCAAATGCGGCGAACGCTGCAGGCAACTATGAAGAATTCTTGTCATTCTGCACTGACGACACGAAATGGACGTTCGTAGGGGACAAGACCCTTAACGGAAAAGAAGCTGTTCGCCAATATATGGCAGAGACATACATAGAGCCGCCAAAGTTTACGGTCGCTAACTTAATCGCTGAGGGTGATTTCGTCACTGCAGTTGGCGACATCACACTGAAGGACGCAGACGGGAAGGCGGATCATTACTCGTACTGCGATGTCTGGCGCTTTCGCGGCGGCAAGATGGTCGAATTAAAGGCTTTCGTGATCAAGACCGAGTGA
- a CDS encoding SDR family oxidoreductase, with the protein MILKDKVALVTGGTSGIGRATAIAYAQQQAKVVVVGRRMDEGEETVRLIEEAGGEAIFVQADVTKEADFEAMVDKAVDVFGRLDIASNNAGTIGENPSLIEQTEAEYDRTMNVNVKGIWLSMKYEIAQMLKQGSGSIVNTASANGVVAFPTFPLYTASKSAVIGLTKAAALQYAKAVIRVNVVAPAVIETDMFEAAAGGQDEVKAYMAGLHPIGRIGTPLEVANAVLFLSSDLASFTTGETLMVDGGYVAQ; encoded by the coding sequence ATGATACTGAAAGATAAAGTGGCGTTAGTCACTGGCGGAACTTCGGGAATTGGTCGTGCAACCGCGATCGCTTATGCCCAACAACAAGCAAAGGTGGTGGTGGTGGGTCGTCGAATGGATGAAGGTGAAGAAACAGTTCGATTGATCGAGGAAGCTGGCGGAGAGGCTATTTTTGTGCAAGCAGATGTCACGAAAGAAGCCGATTTTGAAGCAATGGTTGATAAAGCGGTTGACGTTTTTGGTCGGTTAGATATTGCTTCTAACAATGCAGGAACGATTGGCGAAAATCCTTCACTGATTGAGCAAACAGAAGCGGAATACGATCGCACGATGAATGTCAATGTCAAAGGCATTTGGTTGTCGATGAAGTATGAAATTGCTCAGATGTTGAAACAGGGAAGTGGTTCAATCGTCAATACGGCATCTGCGAATGGAGTCGTTGCATTTCCTACCTTCCCCCTTTATACCGCGAGTAAAAGTGCAGTAATAGGCTTGACAAAAGCTGCTGCGCTCCAATATGCCAAAGCGGTGATTCGCGTCAATGTCGTTGCACCAGCGGTAATCGAAACAGATATGTTTGAAGCAGCGGCAGGTGGGCAGGATGAAGTCAAAGCTTACATGGCTGGACTTCACCCGATCGGGCGAATTGGAACACCACTTGAAGTTGCAAATGCAGTCCTGTTTTTATCATCTGACCTAGCATCGTTCACAACAGGTGAAACGTTAATGGTAGATGGCGGGTATGTAGCGCAATAG
- a CDS encoding zinc-binding dehydrogenase, with the protein MDSVFSWDQVVQAHQHLEQEGTQGKIVLKSTEN; encoded by the coding sequence ATTGATTCAGTATTTTCTTGGGATCAGGTCGTTCAGGCACATCAGCATCTAGAGCAGGAAGGAACACAGGGCAAAATTGTGCTGAAGTCTACAGAAAATTAG
- a CDS encoding CPBP family glutamic-type intramembrane protease: MRYGPLVGVVGSTLIFALAHGVNEVFPAALVVGLTVGEVFRRSGSVWLGVVIHAVVNLPTVFVLVLIRAS, translated from the coding sequence CTGCGCTACGGCCCGTTAGTCGGCGTCGTGGGCAGCACCCTGATCTTCGCCCTCGCCCACGGCGTCAACGAGGTGTTCCCCGCGGCTCTAGTCGTTGGCCTCACCGTCGGTGAGGTGTTTCGGCGCAGCGGCTCGGTCTGGCTCGGCGTCGTCATCCACGCCGTTGTCAACCTGCCCACGGTTTTCGTGTTGGTGCTCATCAGAGCGTCCTGA
- a CDS encoding serine hydrolase domain-containing protein, translating into MYTLARRTFRYLMLTIVAVLVSSIVSFPLLAQPSFDTAQLDTFVKEMMDAYDVPGVGLAVVEDGEISYVRGYGVRDVTTGAPVTPDTQFAIGSTTKSFTALGMMLLVEEDLVGLDTPVRTYLPEFKLSDPESTRTATVRHLLSHTTGLVRTDASTFDTSVTAADVIEAAATTPLVGKPGEVFVYSNVNTIIAGEIIERITGRSWEDFTHERILEPLGMTTATLSIEELKRQDNIAVPHVLDVRHGLQTADFLNYRADAPAGAINASAAEMARYVRFQLGDSAPLVSQASLMEMHKGQVAAPDFSLPGTVAAQAQAVAARPEDVPPALVTAAEYGFYWGVERFLGEKLVQHSGNVDGLTANVTLLPESRSGVVVLANAEGANIFIETVRLHVAQLLLGRSSPDVNAILQAQLKVLGQDNASRKADLAAARNYQPEPGEFMPLVGTYESLADPQPTQVSVVGGRTLMLESGFQAVRFSVELLPLGGDRFIATSQPLTGYVVRFVEGEGGRTIELETLLGAQPLAVRRGTDN; encoded by the coding sequence ATGTATACGCTCGCCCGCAGAACGTTTCGATACTTGATGCTCACTATCGTCGCGGTCCTCGTCAGTTCAATTGTAAGCTTTCCCCTCCTCGCCCAGCCTTCGTTCGACACGGCTCAGCTCGACACCTTCGTCAAGGAGATGATGGACGCCTACGACGTTCCCGGCGTCGGGCTCGCGGTCGTCGAAGACGGCGAAATTAGCTACGTCCGGGGTTACGGGGTCCGTGACGTGACCACTGGAGCACCCGTCACGCCCGACACCCAGTTCGCCATCGGTTCAACCACCAAGTCGTTCACGGCGCTTGGCATGATGCTGCTCGTTGAGGAGGACCTCGTGGGCCTCGACACGCCCGTCAGGACCTACCTGCCCGAGTTTAAGCTCTCCGACCCGGAGTCCACCCGCACGGCGACGGTCCGACACCTGCTCAGCCACACCACCGGCCTGGTGCGGACCGACGCCTCTACTTTCGACACGAGCGTCACCGCCGCGGACGTCATCGAGGCCGCCGCCACCACCCCGCTGGTCGGTAAACCAGGTGAAGTGTTCGTGTACAGCAACGTCAACACCATCATCGCCGGGGAGATCATCGAACGGATCACGGGAAGGTCGTGGGAAGACTTCACCCACGAGCGCATCCTCGAGCCCTTAGGCATGACCACGGCGACGCTCTCTATAGAGGAGCTTAAACGGCAGGATAACATCGCCGTGCCGCACGTACTCGACGTGCGGCACGGACTGCAAACTGCCGACTTCCTGAACTATCGGGCCGACGCCCCGGCGGGAGCGATTAACGCAAGCGCCGCCGAGATGGCCCGTTACGTGCGCTTCCAGCTCGGCGACAGTGCACCGCTCGTGTCCCAGGCGAGCCTAATGGAGATGCACAAAGGCCAGGTTGCCGCCCCTGACTTCAGCCTGCCGGGCACCGTCGCGGCCCAAGCTCAAGCGGTGGCCGCGCGCCCGGAGGATGTGCCGCCCGCGCTCGTCACGGCCGCCGAGTACGGCTTCTATTGGGGCGTTGAGCGCTTTCTGGGGGAGAAGCTGGTGCAGCACAGCGGCAACGTGGACGGCCTGACGGCTAACGTGACCCTGCTGCCCGAAAGCCGTTCGGGCGTAGTCGTCCTCGCCAACGCCGAAGGGGCCAACATCTTTATTGAGACCGTGCGCCTGCACGTTGCCCAACTCTTGCTCGGTCGCTCCAGCCCCGACGTGAACGCCATCTTGCAAGCGCAACTCAAGGTGTTAGGTCAAGACAACGCGAGCCGAAAGGCTGATCTGGCGGCGGCCCGCAACTACCAGCCCGAACCCGGCGAGTTTATGCCTTTGGTAGGCACGTATGAGAGCCTCGCGGATCCTCAGCCGACCCAGGTGAGCGTGGTTGGTGGCCGCACCCTGATGCTCGAGTCCGGCTTTCAAGCGGTCCGCTTCTCAGTAGAACTGCTTCCGCTGGGCGGAGACCGCTTTATCGCGACCTCCCAGCCGCTGACGGGTTATGTGGTCCGCTTTGTCGAGGGTGAGGGCGGGCGCACCATCGAGCTAGAAACCCTGCTCGGCGCGCAGCCGCTGGCCGTGCGGCGCGGAACAGATAATTGA